From one Bacteriovorax sp. BAL6_X genomic stretch:
- a CDS encoding TatD family hydrolase: MSKKKERIIPKYAVGPIETHCHLDYLKGQELIDTLEKCQEYGVNKVVTIAVSPDNLKKVRDLTANEIVYGTQGIHPHEAKHITQGTYQEIEESLTNPKIVAVGEIGLDYYYEFSDPNIQKEAFEKQLQIACDNDLPVVIHTREADADTKAILKNFSTTLKRKGVIHSFTSGIELAEFCLSEGFHIGFNGIVTFKNAGNVRNVLDIVPVEQMLLETDSPYLTPVPFRGRENAPFYLPCIADFIATHKEIDAQKLIDIANSNAENLFFKLR; encoded by the coding sequence ATGAGCAAAAAAAAAGAAAGAATTATTCCTAAATATGCAGTGGGTCCGATCGAGACCCACTGTCATCTCGACTATCTCAAAGGCCAAGAGTTAATTGATACACTAGAAAAATGCCAGGAATATGGCGTAAACAAAGTTGTGACAATTGCAGTCTCCCCTGACAATCTTAAAAAAGTGAGAGATCTCACGGCCAATGAAATCGTCTACGGTACTCAAGGGATACACCCTCATGAGGCCAAGCATATTACACAAGGAACTTATCAAGAAATTGAAGAAAGTTTAACTAATCCTAAAATTGTTGCTGTTGGCGAAATCGGACTTGATTACTACTATGAGTTCTCAGATCCTAATATTCAAAAAGAGGCCTTTGAAAAACAATTACAAATTGCATGTGATAATGATCTTCCAGTTGTAATTCATACACGTGAAGCAGATGCAGACACAAAGGCAATCTTGAAGAATTTTTCAACTACGCTTAAAAGAAAAGGTGTTATCCACTCATTTACCTCAGGTATCGAACTTGCTGAATTTTGTTTAAGCGAAGGGTTTCATATTGGATTTAATGGTATTGTAACTTTTAAGAATGCAGGAAATGTTCGCAATGTTTTAGACATTGTACCTGTTGAGCAAATGCTTCTTGAAACAGACTCTCCATATCTTACTCCAGTTCCATTTAGAGGACGTGAAAATGCGCCATTCTACCTTCCATGTATTGCTGACTTCATTGCTACTCACAAAGAAATAGATGCCCAAAAGTTAATCGACATTGCTAATAGTAACGCCGAAAATCTATTCTTTAAGTTAAGATAA
- a CDS encoding thioredoxin domain-containing protein: MTDSFLNRLSFNKKILFFVAGLAMFILSIYLTNHYYQVKFPVGFGSASACNINSFLTCDAATLSPLSNIAGVPISIFGIVMGAMVMLFYMIDNKRAEGSLFLLLLLNGIGCLILFIYSLVILGTLCPFCTLYYLASWTGLGMMFQNKADRDFDAKFFVTATISMVISGSVAYGFTNSKIENSTARSAQIVAMFKNLNNLGTPAKASPYRLASSTEDFKDAPIQMSVFSDFQCPACNALNLVLPTIEKKYEGKINIQYFFYPLDHNCNAGMTGPLHQLACEAAYLASCVGPQKFKSVHDAIFENQSNLTAEWISNKGKELGVTECMAKPETKQAVVDMITQANSFNVQSTPTQLINGVKIEGVRPLSDYTAIMDHLLKENKAKN, translated from the coding sequence ATGACTGATAGTTTTTTAAATCGCCTAAGTTTTAACAAGAAAATTTTATTCTTCGTTGCAGGTCTTGCAATGTTTATCCTCTCTATTTACCTAACAAATCACTACTACCAAGTTAAGTTCCCAGTAGGTTTTGGTTCGGCTTCTGCATGTAATATTAATTCATTCTTAACATGTGATGCTGCGACTCTTTCACCTCTATCAAATATTGCTGGAGTTCCTATCTCTATCTTTGGAATTGTAATGGGTGCTATGGTGATGCTTTTTTATATGATTGATAATAAAAGAGCTGAAGGTAGTTTATTTCTTCTACTTCTACTAAACGGTATTGGGTGTCTTATCCTATTTATCTACTCTTTAGTAATTCTTGGAACTCTATGTCCATTCTGTACACTTTACTATCTCGCATCTTGGACTGGACTGGGCATGATGTTTCAAAACAAAGCAGATCGTGATTTTGATGCAAAATTCTTTGTAACAGCTACTATCTCTATGGTTATTAGTGGATCTGTCGCTTATGGTTTTACAAATTCAAAAATTGAAAATTCGACTGCAAGAAGCGCGCAAATTGTTGCTATGTTTAAGAACCTAAATAACTTAGGAACTCCGGCCAAAGCTTCTCCTTACCGTCTAGCTTCTTCAACTGAAGATTTTAAGGATGCACCTATTCAAATGTCAGTCTTTTCTGACTTTCAATGTCCAGCGTGTAATGCACTGAACCTAGTTCTTCCAACGATTGAAAAAAAATACGAAGGTAAAATTAATATTCAATACTTTTTCTATCCACTAGATCACAATTGTAATGCTGGAATGACTGGACCTCTACACCAGTTGGCCTGTGAAGCAGCTTACCTTGCAAGTTGTGTTGGACCTCAAAAATTTAAATCTGTTCATGATGCAATTTTTGAAAATCAATCAAATCTAACTGCCGAGTGGATTAGTAATAAAGGAAAAGAACTTGGTGTAACTGAGTGTATGGCAAAGCCTGAAACAAAGCAGGCCGTTGTGGATATGATCACTCAGGCCAATTCATTTAATGTACAATCGACGCCAACTCAGTTAATCAATGGTGTAAAGATTGAAGGCGTAAGGCCATTAAGTGACTATACGGCCATTATGGATCACCTTTTAAAAGAAAATAAAGCTAAAAACTAA
- a CDS encoding polyphenol oxidase family protein translates to MAKLLYQKKISNYLFEVYDDRPDFDFDEVNQIHSSTVVNAPASNNNEADAIISGLELERPLAIKTADCLPIVIIGKSGVANIHAGWRGLAEQIILDSEIKRIEPEIILIGPHISAVNYEVSEEFKQNFPNSQAFAVIEGKTTFSLEKELRAKIAANFSNAHVISTNICTFANLNYNSFRRNQTTKRNYNILKRN, encoded by the coding sequence TTGGCAAAGCTACTTTATCAAAAGAAAATTTCAAATTACCTCTTTGAAGTTTATGATGATCGACCGGATTTTGATTTTGATGAAGTAAACCAGATCCATTCCTCTACCGTGGTCAATGCACCTGCTTCAAATAATAATGAAGCTGATGCAATAATATCTGGCCTCGAGCTCGAACGTCCACTAGCGATAAAGACCGCAGACTGTCTTCCCATAGTAATTATTGGCAAGTCAGGAGTCGCTAATATCCATGCTGGCTGGCGTGGCTTGGCCGAACAAATTATTCTAGACAGTGAAATTAAAAGGATTGAGCCTGAAATTATTCTGATTGGCCCACACATAAGTGCTGTAAATTATGAGGTTAGCGAAGAATTTAAACAAAATTTTCCTAACTCCCAAGCTTTTGCCGTGATAGAAGGCAAGACAACGTTTAGCTTAGAGAAGGAATTAAGGGCAAAAATTGCGGCTAATTTTTCAAATGCACATGTCATATCTACCAATATATGCACATTTGCAAATCTCAACTATAATAGCTTTAGAAGAAATCAAACAACTAAGAGAAATTATAATATTTTAAAAAGGAATTAA
- a CDS encoding RluA family pseudouridine synthase: protein MSDQNSKFIIKITQEDHDEFTRLDQVLASKLEQSRSFLKELFKKGSITSNVKIELKKMPAVGTEVLVDIPPPRESTAKAEDIPLKILFEDEHLAIVVKPVGMVTHPAPGNYTGTLVNAILHHCKDIQGVGDEKRPGIVHRLDKGTSGVMVVAKNQKCHEELVKLFQAHDIDRYYECISVSTKLAPEGRLESTIGRHPNNRLKMAVNVRTGKNSITNYKVLKYYQNLSHVELKLETGRTHQIRVHLSQLLNAPILMDPLYGVPKNDLLRVDNRLKAIIKDYEHPFLHAKILGFTHPITKEKLFFEEPAPPIFQEVLDFLESESE from the coding sequence ATGAGTGATCAAAATTCTAAGTTTATTATTAAGATCACCCAAGAAGACCATGATGAGTTTACTCGACTCGATCAAGTCCTTGCCAGTAAGCTTGAGCAATCTAGAAGTTTTTTAAAGGAGCTTTTTAAAAAGGGCTCCATTACTTCTAATGTAAAAATAGAACTAAAGAAAATGCCTGCAGTAGGTACAGAAGTTCTAGTTGATATACCTCCTCCAAGAGAGTCCACAGCAAAAGCAGAAGATATTCCGCTTAAGATTTTATTTGAAGATGAACACCTTGCTATTGTCGTAAAGCCTGTTGGAATGGTGACTCACCCAGCACCAGGAAATTACACAGGAACGCTTGTCAACGCAATCCTTCATCACTGTAAAGATATTCAAGGTGTTGGTGATGAAAAACGCCCGGGGATTGTTCACCGTCTTGATAAAGGAACAAGTGGTGTTATGGTTGTGGCAAAAAATCAAAAGTGCCACGAAGAACTTGTAAAACTCTTTCAGGCCCATGATATTGATCGCTACTATGAGTGTATTAGTGTAAGCACAAAGCTTGCTCCAGAAGGTAGACTAGAGTCTACTATCGGACGTCATCCAAATAATCGTTTAAAGATGGCGGTGAATGTACGCACAGGTAAGAACTCTATCACTAATTATAAAGTACTAAAGTATTACCAAAATCTAAGCCATGTTGAGCTTAAGCTTGAAACAGGACGTACACATCAAATTCGTGTTCATCTGAGTCAGCTTCTCAATGCGCCTATTCTTATGGACCCACTTTATGGTGTGCCTAAGAACGACCTCTTACGAGTTGATAATCGACTTAAGGCCATTATCAAAGATTACGAACATCCTTTTTTACATGCAAAAATTCTTGGTTTCACACACCCGATTACTAAAGAGAAATTATTCTTTGAAGAGCCAGCTCCGCCAATCTTTCAAGAAGTCCTCGATTTTCTTGAGTCGGAATCGGAGTAG
- a CDS encoding helix-turn-helix transcriptional regulator: MSKEKNYYEVLEVAPNASADEIQKAYTAAKTAYSGDSLAIYSLLSEEEAHKVLELIEEAYNILSNPTKRKKYNQARGIVIEDDTNYIPTTKPEDENTIKVTNQMNRLVAKKRYGLEYEQNAEFEKEIEQCSEYTGEFLKRVREYKKVDVSRMSDMTKISKTFLQYIENEEVDKMPAIVYVRGFVYQYAKVLKLNPDLVANSYLQRVKALKEGN, from the coding sequence ATGAGTAAAGAGAAGAACTATTATGAGGTTTTAGAAGTTGCACCAAATGCTTCGGCCGATGAGATTCAAAAGGCATATACAGCGGCAAAAACTGCATACAGTGGAGACAGTCTTGCCATTTACTCTCTCCTATCAGAAGAAGAGGCTCACAAAGTACTTGAGCTTATTGAGGAAGCTTATAATATTTTAAGTAATCCAACGAAGAGAAAAAAGTATAATCAAGCACGTGGAATTGTTATCGAAGATGATACAAACTACATACCAACAACAAAGCCTGAAGATGAAAATACGATTAAAGTGACAAATCAGATGAATCGTCTTGTTGCAAAGAAACGCTACGGCCTAGAATACGAGCAGAATGCAGAGTTTGAAAAAGAAATTGAACAATGTAGTGAATACACTGGTGAATTCCTAAAGAGAGTTCGTGAGTACAAAAAAGTTGATGTTAGTCGTATGTCTGATATGACAAAAATTTCTAAAACATTTTTACAATATATTGAAAATGAAGAAGTCGATAAGATGCCTGCAATCGTTTACGTTAGAGGATTCGTCTACCAATATGCAAAAGTCTTAAAGCTAAACCCTGATCTAGTTGCTAACTCATACCTTCAAAGAGTAAAAGCTTTAAAAGAAGGCAATTAA
- a CDS encoding P-loop NTPase has product MNNSTNSHLADAGQYLGASNNGKKIWAIGGGKGGVGKSLVTSNLSICLALMGMKVIAIDMDLGGANLHTCLGVSVPSKTLSDYFTKPNTKLSDLITPTPLKNLSLISGAQDNLGMANLKAAHKSKVLNDLRELDADYILLDLGAGTTNNTLDFFLGADQGILVTLPEPTSIENTYRFIKSIYHRKLQSVDDFLELGPLIDKVLNGKVGENRTPSEIIEKAMQINEAQGLKLKREIEAITPKLVINQARTQADIDIGFAMRIISKKYFGINLDYVGFLEYDATVWQSVKKKRPLILEFPNSALVKNFEHVINRILNLTKKIV; this is encoded by the coding sequence TTGAATAATAGTACAAATTCACATTTAGCAGATGCTGGCCAATATCTAGGTGCATCAAATAATGGCAAAAAAATCTGGGCCATTGGCGGCGGAAAAGGTGGCGTAGGAAAAAGTCTTGTTACGTCAAATTTATCAATTTGTCTCGCCCTTATGGGGATGAAGGTTATTGCCATTGATATGGACCTTGGAGGAGCTAACCTTCACACATGTCTAGGGGTAAGTGTTCCGTCTAAAACTTTAAGTGACTACTTCACTAAACCAAATACAAAACTTTCAGATCTAATAACTCCTACTCCACTTAAGAATTTAAGTTTAATCAGTGGAGCACAGGATAATTTAGGAATGGCCAATCTTAAGGCCGCTCATAAATCAAAAGTTTTAAATGACCTTCGTGAATTAGACGCCGATTATATTCTTCTCGACCTGGGAGCGGGAACAACTAATAATACTTTAGATTTCTTCTTAGGAGCAGACCAAGGTATTTTAGTTACTCTTCCAGAGCCAACCTCGATTGAGAATACTTACCGTTTTATCAAGTCAATCTATCACCGTAAACTTCAATCAGTTGATGATTTTTTAGAGCTAGGGCCACTAATAGATAAAGTTCTAAATGGAAAAGTCGGTGAAAACCGTACTCCATCTGAGATTATTGAAAAGGCCATGCAAATCAACGAGGCTCAAGGTTTAAAATTAAAGAGAGAAATCGAAGCAATTACTCCAAAACTAGTTATCAATCAGGCAAGAACGCAGGCCGATATTGATATTGGTTTTGCTATGAGAATCATTTCTAAGAAGTACTTTGGTATCAATTTAGATTATGTTGGATTTCTTGAATATGATGCAACAGTTTGGCAAAGTGTAAAGAAAAAGAGACCTCTGATTCTAGAGTTCCCAAACTCAGCACTTGTAAAGAATTTTGAGCACGTCATCAATCGTATTTTAAATCTAACGAAGAAAATTGTTTAA
- a CDS encoding diacylglycerol/polyprenol kinase family protein, whose protein sequence is MESIYRFPSKFEPHLLRKLVHIFAGLGIASIYLLTNLDSYKFSIVVLGASALFTLVEILRLKFDGINQVFINSCRGILRDTEINGFTGTPFFLLGIGLSFFFFDEQIALLATMILSLADPASSFVGIRYGKRKVMHDRTFEGSYACFLMTFLIVAIYGLMYFPLSLKIIIFAFFTAIATALIELLSTRIDDNFTLSFFSACAMALINILVALV, encoded by the coding sequence ATGGAAAGTATTTATAGATTCCCAAGTAAGTTTGAACCACACTTATTGAGAAAGTTAGTTCATATTTTTGCAGGATTGGGGATTGCCTCAATTTATCTTCTGACTAATCTTGATTCTTATAAGTTTTCAATTGTTGTTCTTGGAGCGAGTGCTTTATTTACACTCGTTGAAATTCTTCGTTTGAAGTTTGATGGAATTAATCAGGTATTTATTAACTCTTGTCGTGGGATTCTTAGGGATACTGAGATTAATGGTTTTACGGGGACGCCATTCTTTCTTCTAGGTATTGGTCTGTCCTTTTTCTTTTTTGATGAGCAAATTGCACTCTTAGCAACAATGATTCTTTCGTTAGCGGATCCAGCTTCTTCATTTGTGGGCATTCGTTATGGTAAAAGAAAAGTAATGCATGATCGAACTTTTGAGGGGTCGTATGCTTGCTTTCTTATGACATTTTTAATTGTGGCAATTTATGGGCTTATGTATTTCCCACTAAGCTTGAAAATTATTATCTTTGCTTTCTTTACAGCAATTGCGACGGCATTGATTGAATTATTATCGACAAGAATTGATGATAATTTCACTCTTTCGTTCTTTAGTGCTTGTGCCATGGCCCTAATAAATATTTTAGTGGCCCTTGTTTAA
- a CDS encoding LON peptidase substrate-binding domain-containing protein, whose amino-acid sequence MTLNFPERIEIPVITLPNIVFFPGTSLPLYVVDDIFQDIFEEATCAGNPIGISLAMEKDFETYFAYPCEVFGIGQPLMIERVDGNTLKVLVRCIGKCQVNYPTQSNPYPMYNVTILKDDECVMSNIDEFYRLESILYNWLDINIPNDQDRDYFIETLNKPDQIINYVATFIIKSRQIRQLLLEQDNINDKIKILSSLITDEHIFHEDPIVAQAFEEFVSEKLQLKQAN is encoded by the coding sequence ATGACTTTAAACTTCCCAGAACGTATCGAAATTCCAGTAATCACACTTCCCAATATCGTTTTTTTTCCGGGAACATCCCTTCCTCTTTATGTTGTGGATGATATTTTTCAAGACATTTTCGAAGAGGCCACTTGCGCAGGAAACCCCATTGGGATATCTCTGGCCATGGAAAAAGATTTTGAAACCTACTTCGCATACCCATGTGAAGTCTTTGGTATTGGCCAACCTCTTATGATTGAAAGAGTGGATGGAAATACACTCAAGGTCTTGGTACGTTGTATTGGAAAATGCCAAGTAAATTACCCTACCCAATCTAATCCCTACCCAATGTATAACGTTACAATTTTAAAAGATGATGAATGTGTCATGAGTAATATTGATGAATTCTATCGCCTTGAAAGCATTCTCTATAATTGGCTCGATATCAATATTCCAAATGATCAAGATCGTGACTACTTTATTGAAACTCTAAATAAGCCAGATCAAATCATCAATTATGTTGCCACTTTTATTATCAAGAGTCGTCAAATTAGACAGCTCCTCTTAGAGCAAGACAATATCAATGATAAAATTAAAATTTTAAGTTCTCTAATTACAGATGAACACATCTTTCATGAAGATCCTATCGTGGCACAGGCTTTTGAAGAATTTGTTAGTGAAAAACTTCAGCTTAAACAGGCCAATTAA